In a single window of the Paramisgurnus dabryanus chromosome 23, PD_genome_1.1, whole genome shotgun sequence genome:
- the nap1l4a gene encoding nucleosome assembly protein 1-like 4a isoform X2 gives MDRKNEKNEAKGKGDNKVSQSECEDERAQNFSLLPKSVKRRVYALKRLQLQSANTEAKFYEEVHELERKYAALYKPIFDKRREIVTGAVEPTEEECEWQSDKEDEDLAEDLKKKVALEEKQADSDGAVDPKGIPEFWLTIFRHVDMLSEMLQEHDEPILKHLQDITVKFSEHGQPMSFTLEFHFEPNSYFTNTVLTKVYKMKSEPDAADPLSFEGPEIVDCEGCKIDWHKGKDVTVKVVKKKQKHKGRGTIRTVTKEVPQDSFFNFFSPVKPTPDGMDEDLDFTLASDFETGHFFRERIIPKAVLYFTGEALDDDDSFEEEDLEEGEEEDMGEEGEEEEEGDIDPKA, from the exons ATGGATAGAAAAAATGAAAAGAATGAAGCCAAAG GCAAAGGAGACAATAAAGTTTCACAGTCTGAATGTGAAGATGAAAG AGCACAGAATTTTAGCCTCCTGCCCAAGAGTGTGAAAAGAAGAGTTTATGCCCTGAAGAGACTTCAGCTCCAGAGTGCCAACACCGAGGCAAAGTTTTACGAGGAAGTCCATGAACTAGAGAGGAAGTACGCTGCGCTCTACAAGCCCATCTTTGACAAG AGACGAGAGATCGTAACCGGTGCTGTTGAACCAACAGAAGAGGAATGTGAGTGGCAAAGTGACAAAGAGGATGAGGATCTTGCA gaggatttaaaaaagaaagttgCTTTGGAAGAAAAGCAGGCAGATTCAGATGGTGCCGTTGATCCGAAAGGAATCCCGGAATTCTGGCTCACCATCTTTAGACATGTGGATATGCTCAGTGAAATGCTGCAA GAGCACGATGAACCGATCCTAAAACACTTGCAGGACATCACTGTGAAATTTTCTGAACACGGACAGCCAATG AGTTTCACGTTAGAGTTCCACTTTGAGCCCAACAGCTACTTCACTAACACAGTTCTCACTAAAGTCTACAAGATGAAATCGGAGCCGGACGCAGCAGATCCTTTATCTTTTGAGGGCCCGGAGATTGTGGACTGTGAGGG TTGTAAGATCGATTGGCATAAAGGTAAAGACGTGACGGTCAAGGTTGTTAAAAAGAAACAGAAGCACAAAGGAAGAGGGACCATTCGGACGGTCACCAAAGAAGTCCCGCAGGATTCCTTCTTTAACTTCTTCAGTCCTGTTAAGC cGACGCCTGATGGAATG GATGAAGATTTGGACTTCACTTTAGCTTCAGACTTTGAGACCGGACACTTCTTCAGAGAGAGGATCATCCCTAAAGCAGTGCTTTATTTTACAGGAGAAGCCTTGGATGATGATGATAGT TTTGAAGAGGAGGATCTTGAAGAGGGAGAAGAGGAG GACATGGGTGAGGAAGGTGAAGAGGAGGAAGAGGGAGATATTGACCCCAAG GCTTAA
- the nap1l4a gene encoding nucleosome assembly protein 1-like 4a isoform X1, with amino-acid sequence MDRKNEKNEAKGKGDNKVSQSECEDERAQNFSLLPKSVKRRVYALKRLQLQSANTEAKFYEEVHELERKYAALYKPIFDKRREIVTGAVEPTEEECEWQSDKEDEDLAEDLKKKVALEEKQADSDGAVDPKGIPEFWLTIFRHVDMLSEMLQEHDEPILKHLQDITVKFSEHGQPMSFTLEFHFEPNSYFTNTVLTKVYKMKSEPDAADPLSFEGPEIVDCEGCKIDWHKGKDVTVKVVKKKQKHKGRGTIRTVTKEVPQDSFFNFFSPVKPTPDGMDEDLDFTLASDFETGHFFRERIIPKAVLYFTGEALDDDDSFEEEDLEEGEEEDMGEEGEEEEEGDIDPKKGPPPAECKQQ; translated from the exons ATGGATAGAAAAAATGAAAAGAATGAAGCCAAAG GCAAAGGAGACAATAAAGTTTCACAGTCTGAATGTGAAGATGAAAG AGCACAGAATTTTAGCCTCCTGCCCAAGAGTGTGAAAAGAAGAGTTTATGCCCTGAAGAGACTTCAGCTCCAGAGTGCCAACACCGAGGCAAAGTTTTACGAGGAAGTCCATGAACTAGAGAGGAAGTACGCTGCGCTCTACAAGCCCATCTTTGACAAG AGACGAGAGATCGTAACCGGTGCTGTTGAACCAACAGAAGAGGAATGTGAGTGGCAAAGTGACAAAGAGGATGAGGATCTTGCA gaggatttaaaaaagaaagttgCTTTGGAAGAAAAGCAGGCAGATTCAGATGGTGCCGTTGATCCGAAAGGAATCCCGGAATTCTGGCTCACCATCTTTAGACATGTGGATATGCTCAGTGAAATGCTGCAA GAGCACGATGAACCGATCCTAAAACACTTGCAGGACATCACTGTGAAATTTTCTGAACACGGACAGCCAATG AGTTTCACGTTAGAGTTCCACTTTGAGCCCAACAGCTACTTCACTAACACAGTTCTCACTAAAGTCTACAAGATGAAATCGGAGCCGGACGCAGCAGATCCTTTATCTTTTGAGGGCCCGGAGATTGTGGACTGTGAGGG TTGTAAGATCGATTGGCATAAAGGTAAAGACGTGACGGTCAAGGTTGTTAAAAAGAAACAGAAGCACAAAGGAAGAGGGACCATTCGGACGGTCACCAAAGAAGTCCCGCAGGATTCCTTCTTTAACTTCTTCAGTCCTGTTAAGC cGACGCCTGATGGAATG GATGAAGATTTGGACTTCACTTTAGCTTCAGACTTTGAGACCGGACACTTCTTCAGAGAGAGGATCATCCCTAAAGCAGTGCTTTATTTTACAGGAGAAGCCTTGGATGATGATGATAGT TTTGAAGAGGAGGATCTTGAAGAGGGAGAAGAGGAG GACATGGGTGAGGAAGGTGAAGAGGAGGAAGAGGGAGATATTGACCCCAAG AAGGGTCCTCCTCCTGCCGAGTGCAAACAGCAGTAA